Genomic DNA from Misgurnus anguillicaudatus chromosome 18, ASM2758022v2, whole genome shotgun sequence:
TCCGCCTGCGTGTACACAGGTTTAATAGAGATGCCCTCTGGGGTCTTCCAGATCAGATCTTCTGGATTTTTCCCTTTTAGCTGTTTCCTGGCCAGGTTGGCCCACCCCTCGTGGATTTTCACTCCGTCCTGGTGTGGGGCGGCCGTATGAAATCGTCCAGGACGGTGCTGTGGATCAACTGTCGCAGATACATATGCTCCAAGCAGCCGGCTGGTGGCCAAAGATGTGCATGCCTTCCGTGCAGTCAGCATGTTGTGTGCATTAAGTTTAGTTACTCATGGGTAGCTGAAAAAGACATATCAGTTTGTCACTGATCACCACATTTATAATGGTACATGTCACTGGTCATcacatttattacattatatatCACTGATCATCACATTCACAACGTTATATGTCATTGATCATCACATAACATTGTATGTCACTGATCACCACATTTATAATGGTACATGTCACTGGTCATCACATTTATAACATTATATATCACTGATCATCACATTCACAGCATTGTATGTCACTGATCACCACATTTATAATGGTACACGTCACTGGTCATCACAATTATGATGTTATATGTCACTGGTCATCACATTTGTAATGTTATATGTCACTGATTATCACATTAATAACGTTATACGTCACTGATTATCACATTTATAATGGTTATATGTCACTGATCATCACATTTATAATGGTACATAGCACTGGTCATCACAattatgattttaaatatcaCTGATCTTCACATTTATAATGTAATATGTCACTGGTCATCACATTTATTATGAAGCTATGTCACTGATCATCACATTCACAACGTTATGTGTCACTGATCATCACATAACATTGTATGTCACTGATCACCACATTTATAATGGTACATTTCACTGGTCATCACAATTATGATGTTATATGTCACTGGTCATCACATTCACAACGTTATATGTCACTGATCATCAAAACTTTCACTTTGATGAAGTAAAGTTTGGTAGTGATGTTTAGCAGTGTATTTTTGCAAGTGGTTAAAATCCTCTGTATGATAACAATAAATAATCAATCAAGGACAACGCACGACAAAATCTTTTATACGAGCGTTTAACACATTAAtctgttttaaaacaaaacatttaataaagaaaataataataatttctgacCTTGCCTGCGTCTGTTTTGTCAGCGCCACTGACAGGCGTGTTGCGCTCCAGCCAATCACGTTCAACAACAAACcgacattaaccaatcagggtCAGGATACCGCAACTCTGACCCGGATGTACAGCACTTATATAAGCACGGGTTAGTCTCAGGCTTGGAATCAAACGTTCcggtgttttttttattgttgaatGAATATtctgcatatttttacattttgtttattttgtttaagtTTTATTGTGGGCATGACATGCAAAATTGATACAAGATGTGAAATTAAATtacgtttttgttttgtttttggaaCAGAGCTAGAAAATGAGATGTCATGGATTCATCACGTCACATTGCGTCCCGCAGATGGCGACATATCTCACTTCTGTTGTGCTATGTGAGGACATACAGTACTTTCCCAGCTGTTCCTGGAGGCACACAAATGGATGTCTTTTGACAAaaagaggatttttttaacatccGTATGCtaagaaaatatgaaatataaaaatctgCGTATttaaattatggtaaacacacacacataaaaataatttcacaaTAAGTTTATTTCTTATACAAACCACCAATGTGATGAAATGCaatcaacctttttcagtttaATAAAAGAATATGATTTACCAAAAATTGCTTTAGcttgaataattttttatttaatgtatgcACCTGTTCCTATACTGTTCTAATGCAAAAATGTGTTGCTGTTGCCATAAAgtagtaaaaaaaactaaatttgcTTGCCGTTTCCTATCCATGTTACTGGAGGGCATATCATCACTAGCCTACTTATTATACTGTAACTGATAAAGGAAACAAATGATGTCATGATTACGTCATTATTTTAATTCATTCATCATTAACAGATACAAACCAGCACAAGATTCAAAGAgttcaaatatatttattaagagCAAGCTGAAAAAACTTTATAGAAGCCAAAGCACTCCACGGTACATATTTCATTTGTTCCACATCTCATTTTTGTAGATTGAGACGAGACTTGCAGAAATGTTTATAAGGGATATattcaaatataaaatatatagtaAATACAGTAACAttatcatttattcatttgCATTCAGCAGGATATACTTTTATCAAAAGTGGCAATGCTGACAGTAGTTGTTAATGCCCCTCAAAATTATAACCTATTATACCTTACTGTTAAATCCTAAACTTATTCACTTTTATTAAGGCTGTGAAGTCGGTATGGTATAAATTAAAATACTGATTAAATCGTTGtattacatttacaaatgtttAGGAAATGTGACCTAGAATTAAAAGAGCATGCTGTTTGTAAAGAAAAGATAACACGCTGCTTTTTTTGGCAAAGAACAGAAAATGATGTTGATAAAGAAGATGACAGTTTATATGGGGCTTGTGTTTCTCCTTCAGCGACCTCTGACATGTACAAGCTAATGATTCATTCCAGTTTGAGCAGCTCTACATCAAATATAAGGGTGGCGTTGGGAGGAATGACGCCAGGGTGACCTGTGGCACCATAAGCCATATCTGGGGTGCAGGTGATCTTCGCCCTTTGACCCAAACTCATCTGAATcgagacaaaaaaaaacatttattgaaaattaaagCAAAGACAATAAATACCACACAATAATGTAATGCGATTCAGCATGCTTATTATATGAGCTTTGTGATTTGAGACTCAGTTACTTGTGCTACGCCTTCCTCCCAGCCCTTGATAACTTCCTGTCGGCCGATCTTGAATTTAAAAGGTTTGTTTCTGTCTCGTGATGAGTCAAACTTTTTGCCATTCTGCAGCATTCctgcaaaatatacaaaaaaaatatacaattatcATCAAAATGAAGACTTTGTTCAACATCATTTTAGAGTAACTTTCCCTTACAAGgaattttttattgttgttttaatttttgtagCACCTTTGTAgcaatattaataaaatgtattattattattattatgcatgcaaacataaagtttttaaaaacaattcaaACTATTCAATCTGGCATACATACAGTCAGTGataataaaattgtttatttttcagtTGTCATATATTGTATCATAGTTAATAGTTAGCATTAATTTGGATGATGTTGGGTTTTGGTTTAAATTCCTAATGTCTtggtaatattaaaaatattggaTAAAGCAAGAACGAGCACTGCTGTTACTATGATAGGGGACAATGCATCTCTGGCACCTACAATTTAAAGGaccaatcatcaatcgataAAGACAGTTATCTGGAGGAGAGGCTCTGTACAGAGGCGCAAATGACATCGAACAAGGTGGGTTTTTTTGGCAATTTGAGCTAAAGAATGAAAAGTTATAGGACATTTGATGCcaggtttaattgttgttgAATAACATGTTGTTTAATTGTAATAGCATTTGTCTTTCCCCATTCAAGTAGACAGGACTtgagtcttgcatgactgaaacaACTGCCCAGAGGCGTTGCaaacatacactgcaaaaaatgattttcaagaaaagtatttttgtcttgttttcagtaaaaatatctaaaaattcttaaattaagatgctttttttgatgagcaaacgACCCacgaaaataagtctagtttttagaccaaaaatatcaaatttaagtgattttgtgtataaaacaagcaaaaaatctgccaatggggtaagcaaaattttcttgaatttttcttgaatttagtgtttaagaaaaaatattcaagattttttgcttaccccattagcagatttttttttgttgcttgttttatgcagaaaatcacttaaatttgatatttttggtctaaaaactagacttattttcttgagttgttttgctcatcaagaaaaagcatcgtaatttaagaatgttttgatatttttactgaaaacaagaccaaaatactaggaattttttttttcttgaaaataattttttgcagtgtagttacCGAGTGGTGCTATttccctaaagggactttgGTAATACAAGACTAATGGGGCGTACACGTGTAGTCTATGATTTGCgcaagtaaattacatacaaagtcaatgcaaagacgcaaatagacgCAAACTCGCGTGGGGCAATGTGATTGACGCGAACTGGATGGCACGATTGCCGTGGAAAGACACGCTATTCGCCtcatggtgcgttcacaccagatgcaaaTAAAGCGttaagcgtgagtgatttacatgtaaaGTTGAAAATcggaactttggcggatattcacgccacgttaaccaatcatgAGCTTGccctagtagtgacgtgattacagcgTATTGATCGGAGGCAAAAATACGAAACAACAATGAAGGACAAAAACATTGTCGCTGTATGTGGATAACCAGAGGTGTACAAAACATCTTTGTACTTTCATAGAAACAGGAATAGAAAGGATCTTGCatggaagaaagtgagtgaggaggtcggATAATCTGGTAAATTGTAAAAATCGCCGAAATATATACATATCGAGACTACAAGCTAGCTAAAGCTGGCAAATTGAGCATAGTTGCGTCTGAATTTCAAACGTCTAAATACGCACAATTGAtttgcttaaaggattagtccattttcttaaaagaaaaatccagataatttactcaccaccatgtcatccaaggtgttgatgtatttctttgttcagtctagaagaaattatgttcttaactcaacactttaaagtttttttaaacggagtttcaaatgactataaacaatcccaggcgaggcatgggggtcttgtctggcggggcgattgtcatttttgacaggaaaaataacagatatgcacttttgaatcacaacttctcgtcatgtagatccggtcgtgatgcgccagctgaccccatgcaatacgtcatgacgtcaagaggtcacagaagacgaacgcgaaactccgccccagtgtttacaagtttgttgaaagaggaccattcctacgttgttgtatgtcaactgatactaattaatgtctttgtggcagtttattgtttaaaatggtccgcaaatgtgcgttttatatatgtaacacgtgacctccctacgtcactacgcatttacgttaggtcgcgctggaccggacctagacgaaaagttgtggtttaaaagtacattttttttttttcctttgaaactctgttgaaaaaaactgttaagtgttgagttaagtattaaatgttgggctctattaaaggtcattaaaatgagaaaaatcctgcaatgttctcctcaaaaaacataatttcctctcgactgaacaaagaaagacgtcaacactttggacgacatggtggtgagcaaatcaTCTGGACTTTTCCcccaagaaaatggactaatcctttaatttgcgtctggtgtgaacacacagtCAAATGCGCCTTGGCGCAAGTTGACAATATTCAACTCAAGAAAAAATCTGcatgacacaaaattaaatccCGTGAGTATTTTAGAGTGAGGAACGCTATGGAACACAAATTCAACAATTTGCATGAGCAGTTTGCATGCGCAAAGTcaatgaaaaaacacaaatagaTGAGAATTCACGTGGTGCGAAACGAATGACGCGAGTTGGGCGACGTGATAGCCGCAAAACACATGCTATTTCCCATTAAACTCAactcaaaaatattcaactcaagcgaaaaatttgcatgatacAAAGtaaaatcccgcaagtaatccaGAGCGAGGACCGCaatgcttcgcgtttggtgtgtacacttCATAAGTTATTCACTAATGCTGTAGTCCACAAAGAACAAAATTTTAACACAAATGAACAATAACAACTACACTTGTATAATAAGTTGTGGGCGAGTTGTGATTCCTCATGCGAGGGGTGGTGGGTAATTGCCAGGTTACTTTATAAATAGTTGTTTtgcggttgctagggtgttctgggaGACAAAATACATGCCTTAGTGCCTAACCCTCATACTAAGATGAGATAATAATGCGCTAACACCGCTAATCTACAGACCTCTTAACAGACCACCATTAGACAAAAAATGTGGCAAACAAGCTCCCACGTTTAAAGTAGACACAGTAATAATTTTGTGCAACAGCAGATACCAGTGCAAGAGCAAACAGAGACCAATCaccttccatactatatagtaatATGCATAAATTAGCATGTGAGGCTAGTAATATGTCTGAATTCATAGTATTTGAAAAACTGTCCGAAAAGGACCTGGATGACCCAACACTTTCGGCAAGATTATCAAGTGTTCATTCGATGGAAACTTTACTATCCTGTGTCAACAAGGCTACTTAATTTCCTAACTGAAACATGAAGCCACTAGCAGTATATTCAACATTTAACTCCTTCAGTTCAGTTAATTATGCATTCACTCAGACATACTTTATGAAAGCAAGGAGTGGTTTGCTAACACACAGCGGAGCCAATGAAGAAAACGCCTCTGTCCAAATCTCCTGTGCAATCTAAGCTCTTTTGAGCTAAATGAACAAGAGGAATGAAATAGGAAACATTGGCCTAATTCGCCAGATTATTCGGCTGGTTTAAGTAGGTCACCTTTCGCCTCTGTCTATATCAGGGGAAAGAGAGCAGAAGAAGAGGAAGGcgctcacaaaaaaaaaaacaatcaagTTAACCATGACTAAATATAAGCCCacgtatagacggtttcagcagtaacaacataaacaagcggctttcgtggtcaacgcGTAACTGCccgtaaactctgctaagaataaataacaacaaagtcagattacctaggaaaccaaaacatttgaatttaagtacaatgttgttacaatgctaaaaacaaagttgtgactgctgagttagcgctatagtATAGTGAAAATTgttaaaattataataatgatgGTCTTAATGTTGTTTCCATTGTCAGAATTGTTATCATTGtattattgttgtttttgtttgttgtagTGCTGTGtaagcagaattaataataaacacaaaatataaaaaatgaaaattgttaaaCTTGAAAGTAGATTAAATCTGGTCAGGGCTTTTTTTTTGGTATGTCAGTGATTTctaatttgtaatttttttggtATAAGAATGGGGTAGGAGtttataagatttttttcttcatcCGACTCCTGTTCTTCTTGTCACGGAATGtctttttgttgtgtttgttaGATTGTTATTGTGGCATTTCGTGTTGAATTACATGAaaagaaaattaataaataattaaataatatgctagtcaatgctatatgctaacgtatagaccaggggtctccaaccttttttcattggagagctactttctaaaaaataaaagtggtcgaGAGCTACTTGTGTCACGTTATACCTAAATTAGTGAGTTAATAGACACCGGTCTATTAACTCACTGTGATTTGAACTCTttcctgccagcatttttttttttttaaagttgccagccagtgtaagcattttttttcacaaaattgtaataccttccagaaaatgaTTTTCTTTTAACATAAACATACgatacatcaaatgaaagaacacatcctacaacaacaacaaaaaaactttcatgttGTCATACTTTTTCATCACCTCTTGTAGGATTCGtccaaaaataccacattttgaataaaaatatcaattattaaagatcagatttagaaagatgatccaaacatagagtatttactgcttttggattcataatagggatgtgcatgtatgtcacgtatggctctctggtatctcttgacatttgatgtttaaatatgagatgataacccATTGAACCTGTGACGACGACTGTATTTTcgttttatcaaaaatgaatCCGAAAATGACAACATCCATTTTAACCATAGTGCCTCGACTCGAGATGTGCGCGGATCGTCCAGTTGCCACGGCGCGAGCTTCACAGCGTTGCGCGGATCGTCCGGTTGCCCCGGCGCGGGCTTCACAGCGTTGCGGAGATCGTCCCGTTGCCGCGGCACGTGCTTCACAGCGTTGCGCGGATCGTCCGGTTGCCGCGGCGCGTGCTTCACCGCGTTGCGCGGATCGTCCGGCGCGGGGTGCGCAgacttatctgtttgtttttgaatcatagATGTTAAATTACTGATGTCATATTATACACCGGTCTACACAGCTCAACGCGACTTCAAACACgtacccagtctttactaccacaggcgcttataacactaaccagacatccaaatgcgccataaccacagaaaataaataaataaataaacccgcGAGCGAGCTACCTGCAATTAAGACAGCGACATGTTGGAGACCCCTAGTATAgactgaagttctactattgacgttacagttatgttttgcaggtccataccgAAAAAAAACACACCGTACAACTCAGAACCAttcattaacaatctccaaacaattagttgttcctcaaattctgtatcttcgtctgatacaggctcaaacaaggtctgtttacacacacacagagctactgaagaagaacagccaatcagagcaaagctcaacattattattcatgagcctttcaaataaggtaataaaagaccatttcattctgggggcaaattctagggttgtaaatggacatgtaaaaccgtctctgtatattttttgcacttaataaatcCACAAACCTTTTATGtaaatatcagagaacaatttaacagattgtttcaaagcattctttggcacctttaatataacattttaacattttgaggtgaactatccctttaggtcagtgcttctcaattattttctgtcacgccccccctaggaagaagtaaacattttgcgcccccccaactctccgtcGCGActataaatagtataatttatctataaaatgacacatctgcaaagcattgtatccttataaacattaaagaaaacacaaaaaaaagaaatatcaatcaacttacaacaaagaataactttattaacattgttttttagtctgtaacaaaaaaagacttaaaatgcatcaatttgcctgaaataaaaaaatctatccttatttacagtatattttttgaccatttgatactgaaaaattaaatataatcaataaataataataaaaaactcaagcggcttatcagcgtgtttggggtgtaatgtctttaagtggcggtgtaaaaaaatcacttcctgatgaagtattttccccggagtctcgcgcgcccccccctggtgtcgcttcgagccccccctgggggtcccgccccactatttgagaagcactgctttagGTCTTCCTAAAATCAGTTGATTGTTCATCAATAATATTGTTCCCATCTTTCCCCCTAACAGCACTTTATTATCAGATATGATTCCCATTAACTGTATGAATCACTCTTTTAATTATTTAAGTATTGACAAATTGTGTCCAGGCAAAAGTATTTACTCCTTACAGTTCACAGTGAGTGAAATACAGAAAGATCACTTCTGTCCAGTATTAACTTTCACTCCTCGGATTTAAAAGGAGCTGGGACTTCCAGGAAAGGCTGTGTGCCGAGATATCTACAGACCGGGATCCGATCCAAAATCCATTTTAAAGTTTATCATAGCAGCTTGTTGGACTACAAGGACATACTAATGCTCACTTGTAAATGAATTAACATAACTAACTAACTTATGCTCTAACAAACCTCTAAACATTTTCTGAGATTACCATCTGCGCCCGGGTGGGTGGATCTCGTCTCCGACTGATGGATGTGGTGGGGGTCTGTCTGATCCATTGACCGGCTTCAATGGAAAATCTATCTGAGGTCATTCTTGGTCCCAGTGTGAGAGACCGGTGGGAAAGAGTTTAAATCCGGAGAGCAGGAGGAGACCCGGAGGCTATTTATACCTCTCCTACAGTATCCGTCTGAGAGCCGGTGGTGGTCGCTTTCTCAGCGACAAATTTATCAGATACACAGTGTCTACGTGCAACTACGTGCAATTTTAGCTCAAAAACATGAGAGAGATCACGTATGACACGTCACGTGTCATCAAAGCATCCactataaataaagaaaactcTAAATGGCACAAAAGTGTTTCTGgctataaaaatacatttttgtgcaCTTTTCTTGTTTGTTCAAATAATATTGTGACTCTCTTTATACATTGCGTCTTTCATACTATATCCTGATGACGGCACAGGCTGCTCATTCACAGAAACTCTTGGCTGCATCCCAATTCACATATACTATGCTACATAGTGTGCAATATTATCATGGCAAATAATAAAAGTGTTTGGGCACATTTGGGGTTAATAAAGCTAATTAATCTATAACATGAACCCAATAATTTGTTTGACCAGGTGCTCACACTATAGTCCATGTTGCAGGAATATTCTCATATTAGTTGATCTTATATCTCTGTCAGTGCCTTGGAATCCCTTCTCAGGGTTCATGAAACTGGACACCTACTGTACAGTGAGCTTCGGATCCGGCAAGTCCACCATAGTCAAATCTAGCAAAAGTGAGGGTCTCTCTTCAAAAACCATTTGGATATAATGTTGTCATTGTTATTAATAGAGCAGACAGTCACATGAGGTCTGATAATAAACCTCAGGAGATCCAGCAGGACTGGACTAATTGATTTGTTCTGCTCGACTGGGTCAGAGACAGTTAGGTATGGAATGCATTGAGGAACATTgtggggtgtgtgtgtgtgtttagtggGGGGGCTCAACGCTAATTCGGGCATGAGCCTGTGATAAAATCCATCCTGTTTCGCTTGGCTCACAACCACTAATAACGTAAAATAGGAATAATGTTATTATATTACGCAGTGAAATGTCTTTTTGGACACTAACACGGTTTTATAGTAGTGCACTTCCAGTACTTTCAGAGAAGTCTTTATCatagacggttttagcagtaacaacataaacaggcggctttcgtggtcaacacgtaacttctggtaaactccgctaagaataaataacaacaaagtccttaaaacgtagtttatttatataacaagcaaaataaacaacacgtagattaccttggaaaccaaaacatttgttattttcgacgaggtatttgtttaagaattcagtttagcaactagtcagatgTCAAAAAAGACTGAAACCGGAAGTTCGGACAAGACGCGTATCACGTCACTGCatgtgcatccgatgaaactgtctatagtcTTTACCATGTAGTCACTTCAAAACATTACTATACAAAACTACTACACAGTAATACACAGCGCTACTACACAACATTACTACAGAAGATTCCTATTGaacaataatatacaaaactactaCACACAGTAAATACACAACGCAACTATACAACATTACTTATAAACATTACTACAGAAGATTACCATTAACAATAGTATACAAAACTACTACACACAGTAATGCACAATGCTACTACACAAGATTTCTACAAAAcattattatacaaaactaaTACACACAGTAGTACAAAACCCTACTATACTACATTATACTGAACAATACTATAGAAAAATGCTACACACAGTAATACAAAACGCTACTATAAAACAATACTACTGAACAAAACAATACAAAgctaccacacacacacacacacacacacacacacacacacacacacacacacacacacacacacacacacacacacacacactatacaAAACGACTACGCCCAGTAAAAAATACACAACGCTACTATACAACATTTATACAACATTACTATACAAAACCTCACACAGTAAATACACAACATAACTATACAACATTTATACAACCGTACTACAAaacagtactatacaaaacaaCTACATACAGTAAATACACAACACTACTATACAACATTACTACACAACATTACTATACAAAACGATTACACACAGTAATATAAACAACGCAACTATACAACATTACAAATAATCATTACTACAGAAGATTACCATTAACAATAGTATGCAAAACTACTACACACAGAAATGCACAATGCTACTACACAAGATTTCTACAAAAcattattatacaaaactaaTACACACAGTAGTACAAAACCCTACTTAACTATACTACATTATACTGAACAATACTATAGAAAAATGCTACACACAGTAATACAAAAGGCTACTATAAAACAATACTACTGAACAAAACAATACAAAgctaccacacacacacacacacacacacacacacacacacacacacacacacacacacactatacaAAACGACTACGCCCAGTAAAAAATACACAACGCTACTATACAACATTTATACATTACTATACAAAACCTCACACCGTAAATACACAACATAACTGTACAACATTTATACAACCGTACAACAAaacagtactatacaaaacaaCTACATACAGTAAATACACAACACTACTATACAACTTTACTACACAACATTACTATACAAAACAATTACACACAGTAAATACACAACGCAACTTTACaacattacaaataaatattacaacAGAAGATTACCATTAACAATAGTATGCAAAACTACTACACACAGTAATGCACAATGCTACTATACAAGATTTCTACAAAAcattattatacaaaactaaTACACACAGTAGTACAAAACCCTACTATACTACATTATACTGAACAATACTATAGAAAAATGCTACACACAGTAATACAAAACGCTACTATACATTACTGAACAAAACAATACAAAGCtaccacacacacgcacgcacgcacgcacgcacgcacgcacgcacgcacgcacgcacgcacgcacgcacgcacgcacgcacgcacgcacgcacgcacgcacgcacacacacacacacacacacacacacacacacacacacacacacacacagtattaCACAACCCTACTACACAACATTGCTATACAAAATGACTACGCCCAGTAAAAAATACACAACGCTACTATACAACATTTATACAACATTACTATACAAAACCTCACACAGTAAATACACAACATAACTATACAACATTTATACAACCATACTACAGaacagtactatacaaaacaaCTACATACAGTAAATACACAACACAACTATACATCATTACTATTACTATACAAAACGATTACACACAGTAAATACACAACGCAACTATACAATATTACAAATAAACATTACTACAGAAGATTACCATTGAACAATAGTATACAAAACTACTACACAAATTAATGCACAATGCTACTACACAGCATTCCTACAAAACATTACTATACAAAACTAATACACACAGAGTACTACACAACCCTAC
This window encodes:
- the fkbp1b gene encoding peptidyl-prolyl cis-trans isomerase FKBP1B, producing the protein MGVEIETISPGDGRTFPKKGQTCVVHYIGMLQNGKKFDSSRDRNKPFKFKIGRQEVIKGWEEGVAQMSLGQRAKITCTPDMAYGATGHPGVIPPNATLIFDVELLKLE